The genomic segment ttattttttcttttacaatttaaatttaaaacaatagtTGGTGTCTCTAACTCAATGGCTAAAGCCTGAATTCCTATTGCATGGAAATATAGGTAATGTACTGTTATCATTTGAAATTAAGTTTTGAGATTGAACTTTTTCTTTCCTGAAATACATTGTAGCTCTAAGggcaagccttggtagcaatggtatggttgctcctttgtgattaGAAGGTCACGAGTTCAAATtgtggaaacagcctctttgcaaaataaattaaggtTGTATACAAAAATGACCTTTCACTGGCCCTGGCAAAGCCTAGGGACGCTGTTTAAATACATTGTAGCTCTAATCCAATGCAGTGTTGTATGTTTTTGGTAATGTTTGCTTGTAATTTCTTTATATGGATCTACAGTAAACTTAATTGATGCATGTTTTTCCTCAAGTCAAACAagttttttgtcttttaaacctcgttttggtaatttatttgtgttagtatatctgatttttcaatcaaatttgGCTATGGCTATTTGTGCATGTCAGGAAATCATTACTGCAACAAATGATGTCTTGTAATATGACAAGTGTTATTGGATCCTATATAGTAGAGTACAGTTAactgtttttcatgttttgtgtatttttttgtttattgtggCTGCATCCTTAAACAGAGTTACTGTTGATTGCAGTCAAAATATGCTTGAGCTTCTTCATAAGGTGGACCAATCCAAGGAAGGTGGTAATTCTGATGGACCTATCCATGCACTTCAGCAACATCAGTCTTCTGCTTCTCAAGGTTTTGGTTTACAACTTGCACCTCCATCGCAATGGTTGCCTGTCCAAAACCGTGCCGGGACTTCTCAGAGTTCAGCACAGACAGACAGTTCTCGTAGTTCATATTACACCAACCTTGAGATAAGAGAAAAGGGTCGTACAAGGGTGGCTTCCACTGCCCAAGGGCAATCTTTGCCTTCTTCAAGTGAAACATCTCAACAAGAAACTGACACTAATAAAATTGGTATGCCTGGCCAAACTGACAATGAAGTGTTACAACATGGGGTGCAGGGAAACTTCTCTTCAGCATTTACTTCAAGAATTAAGCTTCAAAATCAACAAATTGATAACTTTTCTGCCCATTCTCAACGGGCTGATGACCATACTACTCTTATAGGTCAGCTATTACCAGCATCATTGGCTCATACAACTAAGATTATTCCCCATGATATATCTGCTTCATCTGGAGACGCATTGCAGCCTACTGATACTAGACCTTCTCATGAAAGAGTTTCTGCCCCAAAAAGTTCAGTTCGACAGGCTGAGCCATCCTTGCAGCCATTTACTTCTTCTGGCATCTCACAGCAAGGTGCTTTACCAAAAAGGGTGCCTACATGGACTGGTGTTCCTAGTCAGCAACATTCTTTCAGTGCTCAGCCTCACAAGCTTCCTTCAAATATTTTCCATCCAAGCAAGTCAAATAATAATATGGTGTCAACTTCATCCGCACTGTGGGACCTAGAGGATCAAGATGATAGAAAAAGACGGAATATCCCATCTAACTTGGGTGCAAACTCAATCAACTCCCAAGGTTTTGTTCAGAGGGAAGAACAACCAGCAAAGGAAAGCCTTGATCAGTTGGTGTCTACTGGGAAGACAAACTTCACTGAAAATACAACTGCATTCCAAGGGAAAGAATCTATTGTTAGGAATTCATCTGACGCCTCCCCTTCTAGTTCTGCTTCAAGCCAGAGAGATATTGAAGCCTTTGGCCGTTCCTTAAAACCAAAAAATCCTTTGCATCAAAATTACTCTTTGCTGCATCAGATGCAGGCCATGAAGAATACAGAGATTGATCCAAGTATCAGGGACTTGAAGAGATTGAAAGGAGCTGATGGACTGGGCTGTCAAATAACTCCTGAGGCTGGGCATTCGGATGAAACCAATATCATAGTAAGAGATTCAGTACTTCCTCATGGTGCAGTTCCATCTGGAGACTCTCAAATGCTAAGCTTCCCAGGGCCAGCTGATAATAGGGAAAGTAATTCATCTTCTCAGCTTTGGAATGTATCCTCTCAGGATGTATCTGCCTTTGGTCGGAAGGATTCTGATAACTACCCTCGGAGTTATGGTACAGCTTCTGGTAGACCTGAAAATCCTCAGATTAGCCCTCAGATGGCACCTTCCTGGTTTAATCAGTTTGGAACCTTTAAGAGCGGGCAGATGTTGTCAATGCATGATTCACAAAAAATTGACAATGTAACTGTGCAACAACCATTTACAATTGGAAAAACTTCTGGTCGGCCGCATGTGCATAATTCTTTGGAGCTAGGAAATGCTACTTGTTTAAATCAAGTTGATAATATCTGGCAAAGGTCAGCACCCACTTCTGTGGCATTTGAGCATGTATCTTCTGCTCAATCAAGACCTCAGGATGTTGGTGATCGCCATTTGGCTGTTACGAGAGAAAAGAAGcggaaaaatgctacaacaaagCCTCTTCCTTGGCATAAGGAAGTAGCTCAAGGTTCTCGAAGTATTATTACCATAAGGTTGGTGGAATTAATCTGCAAATTTGTTCAATTTACTGTTTTTCCTCCTTCCCCCTGTTGGCAATTTTCCTGTGTCTTGTTCAAATATAATGTATGAAAGTCTGGTATTGCATGAActctttacctttttttttttcttcagtggtcttgattgttttcttttggTTCATTATTGCTTGCAGCATGGCAGGAAATGAGTGGGCCAAAGCAGCAAACCGGCTAATGGACAAGGTATCTGATCTCACAATAAatgcttatttttaattcaagtcCTTTTATAgttctatttatttgtttgtgtggtCATGGCTTCATTCCTGGAAACAGGTGGAAGATGAAACGGATATAATTGAAGATGGACCACCTATTGTTAGACCGAAGAGACGTCTTATCTTGACAACTGAGCTAATGCAGCAATTGTTTCGTCCCCCTCCAGCTGCTGTTCTCTCTTCAGATGCTGGCTCAAACTTTGAACCTGTGGCTTACGTTGTTGCTAGACTAGCACTAGGGGATGCATGCAGCTTAATTCCTTGCCAAGGAAGCAATGATTGTGCTCCTCTTGACAGTACAAACCTGTAAGAATTGTGTTTGAAGTTATATGGAATTTTGGTCGTTGTTCATGTCCATTTTGCTTCATGTTTGGTACTTTTGATATTTAGTGAGGCTAATTATCCTGTccataattatgttttttttcctttattttcacTTGTGAAAAATGTCTTGTAGTTCGTCTGATAACTGTAAAACACATGAGAGAACTGGTGATCAGCATCTTTCTAGAGTTACAGAAGACTTGATTGGTAGAGCAAGGAAGCTGGAAAATGATTTCATAAGGTAACCCTCCATTAGTTTGATCCTATCtgacattttatttatttgttttggtcCATCTATGCAGTTATGTGACAAAACTTGTATAAATTTCCTTCTCCATCTTTTGTGTCAAGCTGGTTATACAATTTTTGTAAGCTTTTGGTGCTTCACTGATGGCCTTCTTTGTTCATTTTTAGCCACAATATgcatattcaaaattttgtcaTTAGGTCATCATCTGTGCGAGCTCATTtggttgagtttttcttgtacTTCTGCACTTCACCATGATTTCTTTTAGTATTGAGCTTTTCCTTTTTGACACTGCTAACCATTTTTTGAATAGTAGTGGTCATTCCATTCTACAATAGATTTGTCTTGCTTTTAATGATCCAATCACTTTGACCCTGCACTTTTTTCTTAAAGATAAACTTTTTTGTTGTCATTTAACTCCCACCATTCGATTCTTGCACTTTGcatcttatcatttttttttttttctccattttttgatGTGAAAGTCTAGATCAATAAGTCTATATGTTGAGTGGCTCCATTTTGCCTCGTAAAAAGAATCTATTTGAGTAGTTGATAAGCCACTTTTATACAGGTTTGTTTTGACCTTTGAATTGAATTGTTCTGAATCTTAACacaaaactaaattttattCCAGCAAAAGATAAACATGGTCAGTGGATttgtatgttttatttgtcaaatacataaatacactcCCCAGGTTTGTTTGGTTGCTGCTGTTGgtattatatgttttgtttttccttttttttggttttcccTTGTTGTCATCGTCATTgtaatgtttttttattattgggtGCAGATTGTACAGGAGAGCCTCAGTCTTAGACTTGCGAATTGAAAGCCAAGAGATCGAGAAGTTTTCTATGGTTAATCGTTTTGCCAAGTTCTATGGTAAGGGTCAAGCTGATGGGACCGAGCCCTCATCGTCCTCTGATGCAGCTGCAAATGCTCAAAGGTCCTTCCCCCCGGGATGTGTTACTGTACTTCCAATGCCTAAGAATGTGCCTGAGAGGGTCCAATGCCTTTCGCTTTGATTGATGATCATtagtttatttgttttattaccTCCTCCCCCCACCCCAACACCCCCtcgcccccccaaaaaaaatccCGGTCAACTCCCCCGCTCCATGTGTCAGAAATTTCTTGCTACCAACACCCAGCGACAACATAGAACCAACCCCATACAAATTGGAAAAAGGCAGGTGAGGAAATATGGATTGGATGGTAGAAGACATTTGTGTCTCTAAATGTTAGGTTGTTGATGTCAGTAGTAGAGAAGAGAAATACCAACTGACTGCTATTTAAACTCTCTGTTGGAAGGAAGGCCATTTGATATTTTCCCATATTTGGCCATTCATGATGTCATCCCTGAGAAAAATTGTAAGTCCCTATCCGCCCTTGTACATCCTTATGTCAATTTTGAAGAATACTTGGGGGTGCTCCATCATTTTTGCTGCTGCAAGTgggcatatatattatattagatGGATAgatttatacatacatacatatatatatattctgaatATTTTACACTTGGCTTTGGCGCTGCCTTTCAGTTTTTGCCAGTTGATGGTTTGTTAATGTATGTATGCTCCCGATGATGTGTCTTctgtttccccccccccccccttgtgTTTTGAGGGTGGGGATGGTTTTGGAGTGTTTTCGTTTTCTTTTCTATCCATTTTGCACACACCAAACTTTAGAGGGTGAATTCCACCACTTGGGAATTCTTATAGTTTGGGCTATTTTTATATAGTACAAGAGGTTATTTCAAAGGATTGAAGTATCGAAACTAAA from the Diospyros lotus cultivar Yz01 unplaced genomic scaffold, ASM1463336v1 superscaf1, whole genome shotgun sequence genome contains:
- the LOC127792917 gene encoding uncharacterized protein LOC127792917 isoform X3; the protein is MLRKLQELQSQQSQIQQLDGRQHNSADQVPLINGTPITEASNYPWTAEPTAGNSSWLQRAIPAIQGSSNGFKFSSEQDQAMGLVPQQGDQSLYGVPISSTGGTPNQYQIQQMMMYGNFLPGNQYTGFSHQDNMQHGLIPRQGFQMGNLFGHDSDQGRDNVMNLENLRQVNALQRNAPVEEFHEQQELARPSETLQESTVLPVSSSQNTVALDPTEERILFGDDNLWDAFGSSANIGSAVGINLSHGTGLLNGFPSLQSGSWSALMQSAVAETSSSGYDMSIQAEWGGMGFQNTEVLPGNHQSSTYEDNMKQQTVLSENNMLSSGTMTLSDDNNAGNGNQGIPGFQKSGQRYSYETSERPQSDSTWRSIQHSTEGNKWLSRGPLQKPLAEGSQVYTNAYHSLDAEMNAKNISRAWNPQQGVLSHKSSQLQSTHNDHSINDRASGETASKIHGNENDLPSLRNDQKRMVYEEMGHGGHYWRHDSGSNSIIGLEHVKPVMKSPQVNREDSSLNNLATIPNTSMARASQETSQLLPHSHNYWKQVDSSVKSKSNEDSLLYKGPQVLESSINSSGRDTVRTHERGSCDQKENSSDSHCSNLSQHKGIGGVRENDGSDSRSLPAGKQNLPIQAGQRNPGPRKFQYHPMGNLDEDVEASYEVRHPIHSQVMPHHTPRAPYSHNQGYFGQSKFFGQFSKASAEMEKGFSANFQGNRKAEEDGPSRGTLPGFAQNTSAAPFAPNKATESRCQNMLELLHKVDQSKEGGNSDGPIHALQQHQSSASQGFGLQLAPPSQWLPVQNRAGTSQSSAQTDSSRSSYYTNLEIREKGRTRVASTAQGQSLPSSSETSQQETDTNKIGMPGQTDNEVLQHGVQGNFSSAFTSRIKLQNQQIDNFSAHSQRADDHTTLIGQLLPASLAHTTKIIPHDISASSGDALQPTDTRPSHERVSAPKSSVRQAEPSLQPFTSSGISQQGALPKRVPTWTGVPSQQHSFSAQPHKLPSNIFHPSKSNNNMVSTSSALWDLEDQDDRKRRNIPSNLGANSINSQGFVQREEQPAKESLDQLVSTGKTNFTENTTAFQGKESIVRNSSDASPSSSASSQRDIEAFGRSLKPKNPLHQNYSLLHQMQAMKNTEIDPSIRDLKRLKGADGLGCQITPEAGHSDETNIIVRDSVLPHGAVPSGDSQMLSFPGPADNRESNSSSQLWNVSSQDVSAFGRKDSDNYPRSYGTASGRPENPQISPQMAPSWFNQFGTFKSGQMLSMHDSQKIDNVTVQQPFTIGKTSGRPHVHNSLELGNATCLNQVDNIWQRSAPTSVAFEHVSSAQSRPQDVGDRHLAVTREKKRKNATTKPLPWHKEVAQGSRSIITISMAGNEWAKAANRLMDKVEDETDIIEDGPPIVRPKRRLILTTELMQQLFRPPPAAVLSSDAGSNFEPVAYVVARLALGDACSLIPCQGSNDCAPLDSTNLSSDNCKTHERTGDQHLSRVTEDLIGRARKLENDFIRLYRRASVLDLRIESQEIEKFSMVNRFAKFYGKGQADGTEPSSSSDAAANAQRSFPPGCVTVLPMPKNVPERVQCLSL